Proteins found in one Pseudomonas mosselii genomic segment:
- the uvrB gene encoding excinuclease ABC subunit UvrB translates to MSTGMFILHSNYTPAGDQPEAIARLLSDIEEGATHQTLKGITGSGKTFTMANVIHRLKRPTLILAPNKTLTAQLYSEMKHFFPENAVEYFVSYYDYFQPEIYMPGTDRFIPKDSAINDHLERLRLSTTKSLIERRDVIVVASVSSIYGLGDPDAYRALQIALSPGVKLNQRELIRRLALLQYDRTERTLKRATFRVQGDVIDIFPADSEYRAVRVELLDDTVASVQWMDPVTGKTLGEIDHYLVSPKTLFAPPTNKIDSASKKILADMEERVAELNRNNRLVEANRLYERITHDVEMMREVGYCSGMENYSCYFSDRDAASPPITLLDYLPKDGLLFVDESHVMVPQISAMYRGDQARKDTLIDYGFRLPSSKNNRPLNFDEFEKVKPQTIFVSATPGDYELRVSKGRVVEQVIRPTGLLDPKVEVRKADGYIDDLLAEISKCVKRKNRVLVTTLTKVSAEELTDFLTDNGIRARYMHSDIKAEDRVEIINGLRAGEFDVLIGISLLREGLDIPEASLVAILDADRAGFLRSAHALIQMIGRVARNENGKAILYADAVTPAMKQAIDETNRRRQLQIAFNEENGISPASSVRKLAGEETNTEEPTVHSEAFCENLSDLCDQITAKEQQLLEFTDTGDEQRVEDIRHQLDGLYRQFIYI, encoded by the coding sequence ATGTCAACCGGTATGTTTATTCTGCACTCCAACTATACGCCGGCGGGGGACCAGCCAGAGGCGATCGCGCGGCTGCTGTCGGACATAGAAGAAGGTGCGACGCACCAGACGCTGAAAGGTATCACCGGCTCAGGTAAGACCTTCACCATGGCCAATGTGATTCATCGTCTGAAGCGGCCCACGTTGATCTTGGCTCCCAACAAGACGTTGACCGCGCAGCTCTATAGTGAAATGAAGCACTTCTTTCCTGAGAATGCGGTCGAGTACTTCGTTTCGTATTACGACTATTTTCAGCCCGAGATCTATATGCCGGGCACCGATCGTTTCATACCGAAGGACTCGGCCATCAATGACCACCTTGAGCGCCTGCGCCTGTCCACGACCAAATCCTTGATTGAGCGTCGTGACGTGATCGTCGTCGCTTCGGTGTCTTCAATCTACGGCCTGGGTGATCCAGATGCATATCGAGCGCTACAGATCGCTCTGTCCCCTGGGGTCAAACTAAACCAGAGAGAGCTAATTCGTCGCTTGGCTTTGCTGCAATATGATCGCACGGAGCGTACGCTCAAGCGTGCAACGTTCCGCGTCCAAGGTGATGTGATTGACATTTTCCCCGCTGATTCCGAGTACAGGGCGGTTCGGGTGGAACTGTTGGATGACACTGTTGCGTCTGTCCAATGGATGGACCCTGTTACTGGCAAGACGTTGGGAGAGATAGACCATTATTTGGTTTCGCCAAAAACGCTTTTCGCACCGCCCACGAACAAAATAGATTCTGCATCCAAAAAGATACTCGCTGATATGGAAGAGCGGGTTGCCGAGCTGAACAGGAATAATCGCTTGGTCGAGGCAAACAGACTGTACGAGCGGATCACGCATGACGTGGAAATGATGCGCGAGGTCGGCTATTGCTCGGGGATGGAGAATTATTCCTGCTACTTCAGCGACCGAGACGCAGCTTCTCCTCCGATCACGTTGCTGGATTATTTGCCGAAAGACGGGCTGCTGTTCGTCGATGAATCTCATGTCATGGTGCCACAGATATCCGCAATGTACCGGGGGGATCAGGCGCGCAAGGACACGCTGATCGATTACGGGTTCCGTTTGCCTTCATCGAAGAACAACCGGCCATTGAACTTTGACGAGTTCGAGAAGGTCAAGCCTCAGACCATCTTTGTTTCCGCTACTCCGGGCGACTACGAGCTGAGGGTGTCGAAAGGCAGGGTTGTCGAACAGGTTATCAGGCCAACGGGACTGCTTGACCCCAAGGTTGAAGTGCGGAAAGCGGATGGATACATAGATGACCTGCTTGCCGAAATATCGAAGTGCGTGAAGAGAAAGAATCGAGTGCTTGTGACTACGCTGACGAAGGTCAGTGCAGAAGAGCTAACGGATTTCTTGACGGACAACGGGATTCGAGCGCGCTACATGCATTCGGACATAAAAGCGGAGGATCGTGTTGAGATCATCAATGGCCTGCGCGCAGGAGAGTTCGATGTTTTGATTGGGATTAGTCTTTTGCGCGAAGGGCTGGATATTCCAGAGGCATCATTGGTTGCCATTCTCGATGCAGACCGTGCAGGGTTCTTGCGTTCGGCCCATGCGCTCATTCAGATGATCGGTCGAGTCGCTCGGAATGAAAACGGCAAGGCGATCTTGTACGCCGACGCGGTGACGCCGGCGATGAAGCAGGCGATCGATGAGACCAATAGGCGCAGGCAGCTTCAAATTGCCTTTAACGAGGAAAATGGGATTTCTCCAGCCTCGTCTGTGCGAAAACTAGCAGGGGAAGAGACGAATACGGAGGAGCCCACCGTTCATTCCGAGGCTTTCTGCGAGAACTTGTCCGACCTTTGCGATCAGATCACTGCCAAGGAACAGCAGCTACTCGAATTTACCGATACCGGTGACGAGCAGCGCGTCGAAGACATTCGTCATCAGTTGGATGGGTTGTACCGGCAATTCATTTACATCTAA
- a CDS encoding LysR family transcriptional regulator codes for MNKEMELLRIFRVAAESSSFRDAAVRLGTSPQGVTRAIQQLEQHYGEVLFHRSTRQVRITAFGEGLLDQVRPALERFEDLWRTPGSDQQASLSGTVRITAPHSLGTRAVLPALERVAARHPGITLDVRLSDRISNTVDEGIDVGIRVGFMRDSRFVARKAADMRLPIVAAPRLIKKVGVPANIDALSSLPVTVALDINTGRPWPWHFKAGRQWTPTAPTLVADNADMEMGAALAGIAFAQLADYMAAPYIASGKLVRVLENEEPPAWGLYVYRPQRGPIPGRVRAVFDEMLVAVGSLPALR; via the coding sequence ATGAACAAGGAAATGGAACTACTGCGCATCTTTCGGGTGGCGGCCGAAAGCAGCAGTTTTCGCGATGCGGCCGTCCGGCTGGGGACTTCTCCGCAAGGTGTAACCCGTGCCATCCAGCAACTGGAGCAACACTACGGCGAGGTGTTGTTTCATCGAAGCACGCGCCAGGTGCGCATCACCGCCTTCGGCGAAGGGCTGCTAGACCAAGTGCGCCCCGCATTGGAGCGGTTCGAGGATCTGTGGCGAACGCCTGGCTCCGACCAGCAGGCCTCTCTGTCCGGTACGGTTCGCATCACCGCACCGCACAGCTTGGGCACCAGAGCGGTGCTACCGGCACTGGAGCGCGTGGCCGCGCGCCATCCCGGCATCACGCTGGATGTGCGCCTGTCCGATCGCATCAGCAATACGGTTGACGAAGGGATTGACGTCGGGATCAGGGTCGGATTCATGCGCGATAGCCGCTTCGTCGCACGCAAGGCCGCCGACATGAGACTCCCCATCGTTGCCGCTCCGCGCCTGATCAAGAAAGTGGGCGTACCTGCAAACATCGATGCGCTAAGCAGCCTGCCAGTTACCGTGGCCTTGGATATCAATACCGGCCGTCCCTGGCCTTGGCACTTCAAGGCGGGACGCCAGTGGACACCTACCGCACCCACTCTCGTCGCAGACAATGCCGACATGGAAATGGGAGCGGCGCTGGCCGGGATCGCGTTCGCGCAACTGGCGGACTACATGGCCGCCCCCTACATTGCCAGCGGGAAGCTCGTGCGAGTGCTGGAGAACGAAGAACCTCCGGCATGGGGGTTGTACGTCTATCGGCCTCAGCGTGGCCCCATTCCGGGAAGGGTTCGAGCGGTATTTGATGAAATGCTGGTCGCCGTTGGATCGTTGCCAGCTTTGCGCTGA
- a CDS encoding ketosteroid isomerase-related protein: MNAATLITAYYDAFNRGDREAMLSMLTDDVAHDLNQGAREVGREAFRAFLQRMDRCYGEQLRGIVVMVSADGLCAGAEYVVHGEYKVTDDGLPEAQGQRYVLPGGAFFEIRDGKIARVTNYYNLGDWIAQVGGDA, translated from the coding sequence ATGAACGCTGCGACTCTCATCACTGCCTACTACGACGCCTTCAACCGCGGTGACCGCGAGGCCATGCTGTCAATGTTGACCGATGACGTCGCGCACGACTTGAACCAGGGCGCTCGTGAGGTCGGTCGCGAAGCCTTCCGCGCCTTCCTGCAGCGCATGGACCGCTGCTATGGCGAGCAACTGCGCGGGATCGTGGTGATGGTCAGCGCCGACGGCCTGTGTGCAGGCGCGGAGTACGTGGTGCATGGCGAATACAAGGTCACGGACGACGGGCTGCCGGAAGCCCAGGGCCAGCGCTACGTGCTGCCGGGCGGCGCGTTCTTCGAGATCCGCGATGGCAAGATCGCTCGTGTCACCAACTACTACAACCTCGGCGACTGGATCGCACAGGTTGGAGGGGACGCCTGA
- a CDS encoding GNAT family N-acetyltransferase, which yields MTSDVQVLVHRGPDIAEWFDAVAGLRASVFRSFPYLYEGDTEYEKHYLAMYARSADSLLVLALADDVVVGASTGLPLGDAEPAFQVPFADRGIPMEAVFYCGESVLLPAFRGLGLGHRFFDEREAHARSLGGMQWTSFASVDRADDDPRRPSNYRSNDPFWIRRGYVRQSDMKVTLPWKQVGEPSETEQTLTMWLRSLENAK from the coding sequence ATGACCAGCGACGTGCAGGTGCTGGTTCATCGTGGTCCGGACATTGCCGAATGGTTCGATGCCGTGGCAGGCCTGCGGGCGAGCGTCTTCCGCAGCTTTCCTTACCTGTACGAGGGCGACACCGAATACGAGAAGCACTACCTCGCTATGTACGCCCGTTCGGCAGACAGCCTGCTGGTACTCGCGCTCGCTGATGACGTGGTCGTGGGTGCGTCCACGGGATTGCCGCTCGGCGATGCGGAGCCGGCCTTCCAGGTGCCGTTCGCCGATCGAGGAATCCCGATGGAGGCAGTGTTTTACTGCGGCGAATCAGTCCTGCTCCCGGCCTTCCGGGGCCTTGGCCTGGGCCATCGCTTCTTTGACGAACGCGAAGCGCATGCCCGTTCGTTGGGCGGCATGCAGTGGACATCGTTCGCGTCGGTGGATCGAGCAGACGACGATCCCCGGCGTCCTTCCAACTACCGCAGTAATGATCCCTTCTGGATCCGTCGTGGCTACGTGCGGCAGTCGGACATGAAGGTTACGCTGCCCTGGAAACAGGTGGGTGAGCCGAGCGAAACCGAGCAGACGCTCACGATGTGGCTGCGCTCCCTGGAGAACGCGAAATGA
- a CDS encoding carbon-nitrogen hydrolase family protein, which produces MKVAVAKYAVGQPTGFEAFAARQRRVLEEASRAGAELAVLPEYLSLELAAMFEPGIRQDFNASLAALQALQPAWLALYTDLARELRMTIQAGTFLTRVGPDRYRNRAWWFAPDGTRDYQDKLQLTGFEKDTGVIEGGDELKVFDLNGVRAGIAVCYDSEFPLPVRAQREAGARLLLVPSCTDTRAGATRVRVGCMARALENRMFVAQAVTTGAADWSPALDTNTGEATIYAPMDRGFPEDGILATTCGTQTWAIGDLDVEALERNQEQAQVAVDRDWDGQMLPALRKARHSGHQVA; this is translated from the coding sequence ATGAAAGTAGCAGTTGCGAAATACGCAGTGGGTCAGCCCACGGGCTTCGAGGCATTCGCAGCGCGGCAGCGGCGGGTTCTGGAGGAGGCGAGCCGTGCCGGAGCGGAACTGGCCGTGTTGCCAGAATATCTGTCCCTCGAACTGGCTGCGATGTTCGAGCCTGGCATCCGCCAGGATTTCAACGCCTCGCTGGCCGCGCTGCAGGCCTTGCAGCCTGCGTGGCTGGCCCTGTACACCGACCTGGCGCGCGAGCTGCGCATGACCATTCAGGCCGGTACGTTCTTGACCCGGGTTGGACCGGATCGCTATCGCAACCGGGCGTGGTGGTTTGCGCCGGACGGCACGCGTGACTACCAGGACAAATTGCAGTTGACGGGGTTCGAGAAAGACACTGGCGTCATCGAGGGGGGCGACGAACTCAAAGTGTTCGACCTGAATGGCGTGCGTGCCGGCATCGCTGTCTGCTACGACAGTGAGTTTCCATTGCCCGTGCGAGCCCAGCGAGAGGCGGGTGCACGCCTGCTGTTGGTCCCGAGCTGTACGGACACGAGGGCAGGTGCAACCCGGGTTCGTGTGGGCTGCATGGCGCGGGCACTGGAGAACCGGATGTTCGTCGCACAGGCCGTGACGACCGGAGCTGCTGACTGGAGTCCGGCGCTGGACACGAACACTGGCGAGGCCACGATCTATGCACCCATGGATCGTGGATTCCCCGAGGATGGCATTCTCGCGACTACTTGCGGCACGCAGACATGGGCGATCGGTGATCTTGACGTTGAAGCACTCGAACGAAACCAAGAACAGGCCCAGGTTGCGGTCGATCGTGACTGGGACGGACAGATGTTGCCTGCACTGCGGAAAGCTCGACACTCGGGTCATCAGGTCGCCTAG
- the frmR gene encoding formaldehyde-responsive transcriptional repressor FrmR → MPHSPEEKKQALTRIRRIKGQVATLEQTLDAGAECPAILQQLAAVRGAVNGLMATVLESYLREEFPSSEIRSDSQNKSIDETISIVRSYLR, encoded by the coding sequence ATGCCACACAGTCCGGAAGAAAAGAAGCAAGCACTGACGCGCATCCGGCGCATCAAAGGTCAGGTAGCGACTCTTGAGCAAACGCTTGATGCAGGTGCGGAATGCCCTGCAATTCTTCAGCAGCTTGCGGCCGTTCGTGGGGCAGTCAACGGATTGATGGCAACCGTTCTGGAGAGCTATCTGCGGGAAGAATTTCCCAGTAGCGAAATCAGGAGCGATTCGCAGAACAAGTCCATTGACGAGACCATCTCTATCGTCCGCTCCTATCTGCGATAG
- a CDS encoding S-(hydroxymethyl)glutathione dehydrogenase/class III alcohol dehydrogenase produces MKSRAAVAFGPGKPLEIVEIDVEPPRKGEVLIKITNTGVCHTDAFTLSGDDPEGLFPVVLGHEGAGIVVEVGEGVTSVKPGDHVIPLYTAECGECLFCKSGKTNLCVAVRATQGKGLMPDGTTRFSYNGQPLYHYMGCSTFSEYTVVAEVSLAKINPDANPEHVCLLGCGVTTGIGAVHNTAKVQPGDSVAIFGLGGIGLAAIQGARQAKAGRIIAIDTNPAKFELARTFGATECLNPKDFDKPIHEVLIEMTGWGVDHTFECIGNVNVMRSALEAAHRGWGQSIVIGVAGAGKEISTRPFQLVTGRTWKGSAFGGVKGRTQLPGMVEDAMKGEIDLAPFVTHTMGLDEINHAFDLMHEGKSIRTVIHY; encoded by the coding sequence ATGAAATCACGTGCAGCAGTTGCCTTCGGGCCAGGAAAGCCGCTGGAAATCGTCGAGATCGACGTCGAGCCGCCGCGCAAGGGCGAGGTGCTCATCAAGATCACGAATACCGGCGTTTGCCATACCGACGCCTTCACCCTGTCGGGCGACGACCCCGAAGGTCTCTTCCCGGTCGTGCTGGGTCATGAAGGTGCGGGTATCGTCGTGGAGGTGGGTGAAGGTGTGACCAGCGTGAAGCCTGGCGATCACGTCATTCCGCTCTACACCGCCGAATGCGGCGAGTGCCTGTTCTGCAAGTCCGGCAAGACCAACCTGTGTGTCGCGGTTCGCGCAACCCAGGGCAAGGGGCTGATGCCCGATGGTACGACTCGCTTCTCGTACAACGGTCAGCCGCTTTACCACTACATGGGCTGCTCGACCTTCAGCGAATACACGGTCGTCGCCGAAGTCTCGCTGGCCAAGATCAACCCGGACGCCAACCCCGAGCACGTCTGCCTGCTGGGCTGCGGCGTGACCACCGGCATCGGCGCCGTGCACAACACGGCCAAGGTACAGCCCGGCGACTCGGTGGCCATCTTCGGCCTCGGCGGCATCGGTCTCGCTGCGATTCAAGGTGCACGCCAGGCCAAAGCGGGCCGCATCATCGCCATCGATACCAATCCGGCGAAGTTCGAACTGGCTCGTACCTTCGGCGCGACCGAATGTCTCAACCCGAAGGACTTCGACAAGCCGATTCACGAGGTTCTGATCGAGATGACTGGCTGGGGTGTCGATCACACCTTCGAGTGCATCGGCAACGTCAACGTGATGCGTTCGGCTCTGGAAGCTGCCCACCGCGGCTGGGGCCAGTCGATCGTCATCGGCGTCGCCGGGGCCGGCAAGGAAATCTCGACCCGTCCGTTCCAGTTGGTCACCGGCCGGACCTGGAAGGGGTCGGCTTTCGGCGGGGTCAAGGGGCGCACCCAACTCCCGGGCATGGTGGAAGACGCAATGAAAGGCGAGATCGATCTCGCCCCGTTCGTCACTCACACCATGGGTCTCGACGAGATCAACCACGCCTTCGACCTGATGCATGAAGGCAAGTCGATTCGCACGGTGATCCACTACTGA
- a CDS encoding VOC family protein — protein MSNPVISGDGIFSHVFIGAADVQKSAAFYDAALGALGIKNLGPFGNGWVLFGREKPAFIIARPGNGEAPSSNGVTVGFAAATPAEVDAFHAAGLAAGGTDEGQPGPRGHLPGAYAAYLRDPAGNKVCSYTFV, from the coding sequence ATGTCCAATCCTGTCATTTCCGGCGACGGCATCTTCTCGCACGTCTTCATCGGCGCCGCCGACGTCCAGAAGTCGGCCGCGTTCTATGACGCCGCTCTGGGTGCTCTCGGCATCAAGAACCTCGGTCCTTTCGGCAACGGATGGGTGCTTTTCGGTCGCGAAAAGCCGGCTTTCATCATCGCCCGTCCGGGCAATGGTGAAGCGCCTTCCAGCAACGGCGTGACGGTCGGCTTTGCGGCCGCCACTCCCGCCGAAGTGGATGCCTTCCACGCCGCCGGCCTTGCCGCAGGCGGCACCGACGAGGGCCAGCCTGGCCCGCGTGGCCACCTGCCGGGTGCCTATGCGGCCTACCTGCGTGATCCGGCGGGCAACAAGGTTTGCTCGTACACCTTCGTCTGA
- a CDS encoding DUF3422 family protein: protein MKEPANINTTTVQPTPTATVYGMPAYTDRAAAVGEVHARPHLLIQAPRGILQLAFMTEGDQARDQMAMSELSHRFGVAEPDHTTPLHGVTWDEGDLHCEKHTEFSTYLWCASLDSETGEPCGENPFKHGFVPPGPVVSGIRLRLLPWTPETEKEVDRFDPASLCYSLVENGSAAILTDFRQDEDGLTQILVLARDLTPARAGALAQRLLEIETYRTLALLSLPLTRSMTSELRRMESRLAAITDEMCTSLVERRDSDVLLSELTGLAAELEAGVAANLYRFGASRAYYEIVEERLAALSEEAVSGYCTWADFLQRRIAPAMRTCQSVKERQTKLSDKLTRAIALLRSWIDVELERQNRDLLASMNNRAKMQLRLQQTVEGLSVAAISYYVVSLLGYLLKGIPMVHDSVAPVMAVLVPAVMLTIWWIVRRIRHAHGDTAAEEKSS, encoded by the coding sequence ATGAAAGAGCCGGCCAACATCAATACGACGACCGTACAACCCACCCCGACCGCCACCGTGTACGGCATGCCGGCCTATACCGATCGTGCTGCCGCCGTGGGTGAAGTGCACGCGCGCCCGCATCTCTTGATTCAGGCCCCCCGCGGCATATTGCAGCTCGCTTTCATGACCGAAGGCGACCAGGCCAGGGATCAGATGGCGATGAGCGAGTTGTCTCATCGCTTCGGCGTTGCCGAACCCGACCATACTACGCCGCTCCACGGCGTGACATGGGATGAAGGAGACCTGCACTGCGAAAAGCACACCGAGTTCTCGACGTATCTCTGGTGCGCTTCGCTGGATTCCGAGACGGGAGAGCCGTGCGGCGAAAATCCGTTCAAGCATGGATTTGTTCCTCCCGGCCCGGTCGTATCCGGCATCCGTTTGAGACTTCTTCCGTGGACGCCGGAAACGGAGAAGGAGGTCGATCGCTTCGATCCTGCCAGCCTGTGCTACTCGCTGGTGGAGAACGGCTCTGCCGCCATCCTGACCGACTTTCGACAGGATGAGGATGGCCTGACGCAGATCCTCGTCCTGGCCCGCGATTTGACCCCGGCGCGGGCGGGTGCGCTGGCTCAACGTCTGCTGGAGATCGAGACTTACCGCACCTTGGCGTTGCTGTCCCTGCCGTTGACACGATCGATGACGTCGGAACTGCGACGCATGGAGTCGCGCCTTGCGGCGATCACCGACGAGATGTGTACGAGCTTGGTGGAACGGCGCGACAGCGACGTGCTGCTGTCCGAATTGACCGGCCTGGCTGCCGAGCTGGAAGCTGGCGTTGCGGCGAATCTCTATCGCTTCGGCGCCAGCCGTGCCTACTACGAGATCGTCGAGGAAAGGCTGGCAGCGCTTTCGGAAGAGGCCGTATCCGGGTACTGCACCTGGGCGGATTTCCTGCAGCGTCGCATCGCTCCCGCCATGCGGACATGCCAATCCGTAAAGGAGCGCCAGACCAAGCTCTCCGACAAGCTGACCCGGGCCATCGCGTTGCTGCGTTCCTGGATCGACGTCGAGCTTGAACGCCAGAACCGCGATCTGCTTGCGTCGATGAACAACCGGGCCAAGATGCAATTGCGCCTTCAGCAAACCGTCGAAGGCCTGTCGGTCGCGGCAATTTCTTATTACGTCGTGAGTCTTCTCGGCTATTTGCTCAAGGGCATTCCGATGGTTCACGACAGCGTGGCGCCGGTGATGGCGGTTCTGGTGCCTGCGGTGATGCTGACGATCTGGTGGATCGTGCGCAGGATCAGACACGCCCACGGCGACACGGCAGCGGAAGAGAAATCTTCCTGA